One region of Azoarcus sp. CIB genomic DNA includes:
- a CDS encoding amidohydrolase family protein, whose product MAIDFHCNLFTSEAIDKWWYGQPEMLRLIKWWRMEERIQGKSVGEFIAMMDEAGLDKAFIPAIRMMSYQKKTMVWDITEEEVHAVVSQYPDRLVGLCGFNPLQKLESVRRVERAVKEFGFKGVYIHTYGFGIPLNDRLYYPLYAKCVELGIPVSMQVGHSAEHMPNELGRPIYLDIVALDFPELKLIGAHTGWPWTEEMISLAWKHENVYLGIDAHHPKYLEPTLIHFMKTRGQNKVIYGTNYPAVLHSESIACIKNDLGLSEKVAQKILHGNAAAVYGL is encoded by the coding sequence ATGGCAATCGATTTTCACTGCAATCTGTTCACGTCGGAAGCCATTGATAAGTGGTGGTATGGACAGCCGGAAATGCTACGACTCATCAAGTGGTGGCGGATGGAAGAGCGCATCCAGGGCAAGTCCGTCGGCGAGTTCATTGCCATGATGGATGAGGCAGGTCTCGACAAGGCGTTCATACCCGCGATCCGCATGATGTCCTATCAGAAAAAGACCATGGTCTGGGACATCACTGAGGAGGAAGTGCATGCCGTAGTCAGTCAATATCCGGATCGCCTGGTAGGCCTGTGCGGGTTCAATCCCCTGCAGAAATTGGAAAGCGTACGCAGGGTGGAGCGGGCCGTGAAGGAGTTCGGGTTCAAGGGCGTCTACATCCATACTTACGGCTTTGGCATTCCTCTGAACGATCGCCTCTACTACCCCTTGTACGCCAAATGCGTCGAGCTGGGTATTCCGGTGTCCATGCAGGTGGGTCATTCGGCCGAGCATATGCCGAACGAATTGGGGCGTCCGATCTACCTGGACATCGTCGCGCTTGATTTTCCCGAGCTGAAGCTGATCGGCGCCCATACGGGATGGCCTTGGACGGAGGAGATGATCTCGCTCGCCTGGAAGCACGAGAACGTCTATCTGGGCATCGATGCACACCATCCCAAATATCTCGAGCCCACCCTGATCCACTTCATGAAGACCCGCGGCCAGAACAAGGTCATCTACGGGACGAATTACCCGGCCGTCCTGCATAGCGAGTCCATTGCATGCATCAAGAACGACCTCGGTCTGAGCGAAAAGGTGGCGCAGAAGATCCTGCACGGGAACGCTGCGGCCGTGTATGGGCTGTAG
- a CDS encoding acyl-CoA dehydratase activase, translated as MVYTIGVDIGSTYIKGLVLDEDSNVVARHMRPTGADLQGTAELVVNETAEQAKINKRDLAYCITTGYGRYQYSGRDLQVTDLTATARGAVFLFPETRTVLDIGGQTMKASRLDGFHKVRTFRLNDKCASGTGMFLEKTVRYMGYDTAGIDGLLNSAKEAASISGVCTVFAESEVINHLSNSVPPEDIMYGAGMSLTKRSVQLLKRINVEPQITLVGGIMRWGVMAKAIRDELNLDANVAPGDMPQFTAALGCAILGHIRVKKLRGSGADRRAA; from the coding sequence ATGGTCTATACGATTGGTGTGGATATCGGTTCCACGTATATAAAAGGGCTCGTGCTGGACGAAGACTCGAATGTTGTAGCCCGTCATATGAGGCCGACAGGCGCCGATCTGCAGGGAACTGCGGAACTGGTGGTCAACGAGACGGCCGAGCAAGCAAAGATCAATAAGCGCGATCTGGCCTATTGCATTACCACTGGTTATGGTCGCTATCAGTATTCCGGTCGGGACTTGCAGGTTACAGATTTGACCGCCACGGCCCGGGGTGCGGTTTTTCTGTTTCCTGAGACGCGTACAGTGCTTGACATTGGTGGCCAGACCATGAAGGCGAGTCGCCTTGACGGTTTTCATAAGGTTCGAACCTTTCGCCTGAACGACAAGTGCGCATCGGGTACCGGCATGTTTCTTGAAAAGACCGTGCGTTATATGGGCTATGACACGGCCGGCATCGACGGACTATTGAACAGCGCCAAGGAAGCTGCCTCCATTTCCGGGGTTTGTACCGTGTTTGCCGAGTCGGAGGTTATCAATCACCTGAGCAACAGCGTGCCGCCCGAAGACATCATGTACGGCGCGGGCATGTCGCTGACCAAGCGCAGTGTGCAGTTGCTGAAGCGTATCAATGTTGAGCCTCAAATTACCTTGGTCGGTGGAATTATGCGCTGGGGCGTGATGGCCAAGGCGATTCGCGATGAGCTCAATTTGGACGCGAACGTCGCGCCAGGTGACATGCCGCAGTTTACCGCCGCGCTGGGTTGCGCCATCCTTGGTCACATTCGTGTGAAGAAGCTGAGAGGTTCCGGTGCCGATCGCCGAGCGGCGTAA
- a CDS encoding 3-hydroxyacyl-CoA dehydrogenase family protein: MEKIAVIGAGAMGRQIALQCALSGLKTVLNDSRKESLEQAADFVREHLDKRVAKGRISSEQRATALGNLDLAPDLAAAADADLIIEAIVEKFEPKAELFRTLDRLCPPQTIFGTNSSNIRGSRLAGVTARPQRVLNIHFFNPALVMELVEVVVHPAVPAEIIEEVLAFCRSIGKTPVVLRKEIPGFIVNRIFRALTREAVSLYEEGYASAEDIDLAVTKGLGHPMGPLRLLDTTGIDVSYLARMDEYEETSVESAKPNRLLKEMYERGEWGKKSGKGFYIYGDDKAK; encoded by the coding sequence ATGGAAAAGATCGCGGTCATCGGGGCAGGGGCCATGGGGCGGCAGATAGCGCTGCAGTGCGCACTCAGCGGCCTGAAAACGGTACTCAACGACAGCCGCAAGGAAAGTCTGGAGCAGGCGGCGGACTTCGTTCGAGAGCATTTGGACAAGCGCGTCGCCAAGGGGCGCATCAGCAGCGAGCAGAGGGCTACGGCGCTCGGCAATCTCGATTTGGCGCCGGACTTGGCCGCTGCCGCCGATGCTGATCTGATAATCGAAGCCATCGTCGAAAAATTCGAACCGAAGGCTGAACTGTTCCGCACACTCGATCGACTTTGTCCGCCGCAGACGATTTTCGGCACCAACAGCTCGAATATCCGGGGCTCACGCTTGGCAGGAGTCACCGCGCGACCGCAGCGAGTGCTTAACATACATTTCTTCAACCCGGCACTCGTGATGGAACTAGTGGAGGTCGTAGTGCATCCCGCTGTGCCGGCAGAGATCATTGAAGAGGTGCTAGCGTTTTGCCGCAGCATCGGAAAGACCCCGGTGGTGCTGCGCAAGGAAATCCCGGGGTTCATCGTCAACCGCATCTTCCGGGCGCTGACGCGTGAGGCGGTCAGCCTCTACGAGGAGGGTTACGCCTCGGCCGAGGACATCGATCTTGCCGTGACCAAGGGGCTTGGGCACCCGATGGGGCCCCTGCGCCTGCTCGATACGACCGGAATCGACGTGTCGTATCTGGCACGTATGGATGAATACGAAGAGACCAGCGTCGAATCGGCCAAACCTAACCGCCTTCTGAAGGAGATGTACGAGCGTGGCGAGTGGGGGAAGAAGTCCGGGAAGGGTTTCTACATCTACGGGGACGACAAAGCAAAGTAA
- a CDS encoding thiolase family protein, with product MTTSENDIVAISAARTPLGSFGGSLREVPVWELGAIAIRAALERAALPSDQIDQLIFANCRQAGNGPNPARTAAVKGGIPVEAPSFTVNMACPSGMKSVMLAAQELGSGNARFIVAGGMESMSTMPYLLKNVRWEGFKLGDKTLLDGWADTLDPLCGFGMGMTAENLVAKYGITREEMDEFALASHDGAAKARRGGLTASEIVPVTLPATRSQDEMTLFLDEAIRPDTSLESLAKLKPVFKKDGSVTAGNACSMGDGACAIVLTTRAMAKFLGRPPMFSLVASAQTAVEPAHMGDGPGLAIPMVLKKAGMTLSDIDFIEVNEAFAAQMLANERVLRWDRAKVNVYGGAIALSHPTGMSGARLLMTLGNILQRENGELGVASICGGGGVTTAIVIRRES from the coding sequence ATGACGACCAGCGAAAACGATATTGTTGCAATCAGCGCCGCTCGCACGCCGCTTGGCAGTTTTGGCGGCAGCTTGCGCGAAGTTCCTGTATGGGAACTGGGTGCGATCGCTATTCGGGCGGCTCTCGAGCGTGCCGCACTGCCCTCCGATCAGATTGACCAGTTGATCTTTGCCAACTGCCGGCAGGCCGGAAATGGTCCCAATCCTGCGCGCACCGCGGCGGTGAAGGGCGGCATCCCGGTTGAAGCGCCTTCCTTCACAGTCAATATGGCCTGCCCCTCAGGCATGAAATCCGTGATGCTCGCCGCCCAGGAGCTTGGCAGCGGTAATGCTCGATTCATTGTCGCCGGGGGCATGGAATCGATGAGCACCATGCCGTACTTGCTGAAGAACGTCCGCTGGGAAGGGTTCAAGCTCGGTGACAAGACCCTGCTTGACGGTTGGGCGGATACGCTCGATCCCTTGTGCGGCTTTGGCATGGGCATGACGGCGGAGAATCTTGTGGCCAAGTACGGCATCACCCGCGAGGAAATGGACGAGTTTGCGCTCGCCTCGCACGATGGAGCGGCCAAGGCGCGGCGCGGCGGGCTCACCGCGAGCGAGATCGTTCCTGTGACGTTGCCGGCGACACGAAGCCAGGACGAAATGACGCTTTTCCTTGACGAGGCGATTCGGCCAGACACCAGCTTGGAGAGCTTGGCGAAGCTCAAACCGGTCTTCAAGAAAGATGGCAGCGTGACGGCAGGCAACGCCTGCAGCATGGGCGATGGCGCTTGCGCAATCGTGCTGACCACGCGCGCTATGGCCAAATTCCTGGGACGCCCGCCCATGTTTTCCCTGGTGGCGTCGGCGCAGACTGCAGTAGAGCCTGCTCACATGGGCGATGGGCCCGGTCTTGCGATTCCCATGGTGTTGAAGAAGGCAGGCATGACGCTGAGCGACATTGACTTCATTGAGGTCAACGAGGCATTCGCTGCGCAGATGCTCGCGAACGAGCGCGTGCTCCGCTGGGACCGAGCCAAGGTTAACGTGTACGGGGGGGCGATTGCACTCAGCCACCCGACAGGTATGTCCGGTGCACGGCTGTTAATGACGCTCGGCAACATATTGCAGCGCGAGAACGGCGAATTGGGCGTAGCGTCGATCTGCGGTGGCGGCGGGGTCACCACAGCCATCGTGATCCGCCGCGAATCTTGA
- the had gene encoding 6-hydroxycyclohex-1-ene-1-carbonyl-CoA dehydrogenase, with amino-acid sequence MAIQAYRWVMKAVGQPMERELFDPGAPGPGEVVIEVAGCGVCHTDLGFYYDGVRTNHPLPLTLGHEISGHVVAAGKGADEWMRRAVIVPAMFQCGECDPCKRGKGTLCSNERMPGNDIDGGFATHIRVPARGLVPVDESRLRDVGLSLASVAVVADAVTTPYQAVLQSGLGPGDIAIVNGVGGVGGYCVQIARAMGATVVAIDVDPAKLKMIADYGAALTLNAREVDSREQKKRIAAFARERGLRPIEWTIFECSGTRAGQESAFSLLVRGGTLCVVGFTLDKVEVRLSNFMALHARALGNWGCLLKNYAPALDLVLEDKVKIAPFVEELPLDLINEVFQAAHDRRLVRRAVLVP; translated from the coding sequence ATGGCGATTCAAGCATATCGCTGGGTGATGAAGGCGGTCGGCCAGCCTATGGAACGGGAATTGTTCGACCCGGGCGCTCCTGGACCGGGCGAGGTCGTTATCGAAGTGGCGGGCTGCGGCGTCTGTCACACCGATCTCGGTTTCTACTACGATGGGGTACGCACAAATCATCCGCTGCCATTGACGCTTGGCCATGAAATCAGCGGCCATGTGGTGGCGGCCGGTAAGGGCGCCGACGAGTGGATGCGTCGCGCGGTCATCGTGCCGGCGATGTTCCAATGCGGCGAGTGCGATCCCTGCAAACGTGGCAAGGGCACTCTCTGTAGCAACGAAAGGATGCCTGGCAACGATATCGATGGAGGCTTCGCCACGCATATCCGGGTGCCAGCTCGAGGTCTCGTGCCGGTCGACGAGTCGCGACTGCGCGATGTCGGGCTGTCGCTGGCATCGGTGGCCGTGGTCGCGGATGCTGTGACGACGCCGTACCAGGCAGTGCTGCAATCTGGCTTGGGGCCGGGCGACATAGCTATCGTCAACGGCGTCGGTGGGGTAGGGGGTTATTGCGTACAGATTGCCCGCGCGATGGGTGCGACAGTCGTCGCGATCGATGTCGATCCGGCCAAGCTGAAAATGATTGCCGATTACGGTGCCGCCCTAACCCTGAACGCCCGGGAAGTCGACAGCCGCGAACAGAAGAAGCGCATCGCGGCGTTTGCGCGGGAGCGCGGATTGCGCCCCATCGAATGGACCATCTTCGAGTGCTCGGGCACGCGCGCCGGCCAGGAAAGCGCCTTCAGCCTGCTGGTGCGCGGCGGCACCCTCTGCGTGGTTGGCTTCACCCTGGACAAGGTCGAAGTGCGGCTTTCCAATTTCATGGCACTGCATGCCCGCGCGCTCGGCAACTGGGGATGCCTGCTCAAGAACTACGCCCCTGCCCTCGACCTTGTGCTGGAGGACAAGGTGAAGATCGCGCCGTTCGTGGAGGAGTTGCCCCTGGACCTGATCAACGAGGTCTTCCAGGCGGCACACGACCGCCGCTTGGTGCGCCGCGCAGTGCTGGTTCCCTAG
- a CDS encoding acyl-CoA dehydratase activase — MKYTGGVDVGSTQTKAVILNEDQEIVGRALIFTGADVIQAAHNAFDQALASAKLKRSHVGYVIGTGYGRYKVTFGDRQVTEISCHGRGASHMFPGTQTVIDMGGQDTKAIRVAPNGEITDFCMNDKCAAGTGRFLGAAADALRIPLGELGQVSLKSEKPVRISTTCTVFAEAEVLSWLGKGKKVEDILWGVHQSIAARAIGLLRRVGIASEITFTGGVAKNVGMIKALEEKLEMKLNVSDDSHFMGALGAALFALGSLQAGEKSATQEA, encoded by the coding sequence ATGAAATACACAGGTGGCGTGGACGTCGGTTCCACCCAGACCAAGGCGGTTATCCTAAACGAGGATCAGGAAATTGTTGGCCGGGCCCTGATCTTTACAGGTGCCGATGTCATCCAGGCAGCACATAACGCCTTTGATCAGGCGCTTGCCAGTGCGAAGCTTAAGCGGTCGCACGTGGGGTATGTGATCGGGACCGGGTATGGCCGCTACAAGGTAACCTTCGGTGATCGCCAGGTAACCGAAATCTCGTGCCACGGACGCGGGGCGTCCCACATGTTTCCGGGTACGCAGACGGTGATTGACATGGGGGGGCAGGACACCAAGGCGATCCGGGTGGCCCCCAATGGGGAGATTACTGATTTTTGCATGAACGACAAATGCGCGGCTGGTACCGGGCGGTTTTTGGGTGCCGCGGCCGATGCGTTACGCATTCCGCTTGGAGAGCTAGGTCAGGTTTCGCTCAAGTCCGAGAAGCCTGTCCGCATCTCCACCACGTGTACTGTTTTTGCCGAAGCCGAGGTCTTGTCATGGCTGGGAAAAGGCAAGAAGGTGGAAGACATTCTGTGGGGCGTGCATCAGTCTATCGCCGCACGTGCCATCGGCTTGCTGCGCCGCGTAGGCATTGCCTCCGAGATCACCTTCACTGGTGGGGTGGCCAAAAATGTCGGCATGATCAAGGCGCTGGAGGAAAAGCTCGAAATGAAACTGAACGTCAGCGACGACAGCCATTTCATGGGGGCACTGGGGGCTGCGCTCTTTGCCCTCGGCAGTTTGCAGGCCGGCGAGAAGTCGGCGACACAGGAGGCTTGA
- a CDS encoding enoyl-CoA hydratase/isomerase family protein: MANEIVLKKRSDGIAIVTLNRPEAMNAINRAMVRKLRDAIRDVESDEAVDVIIVAGSGGKAFCVGIDLKERQTLSDEEAAVLRLEEMFPMYSEFEAKRKPSIAVVDGHCLAGGFEIALACDLIFATPRSTFGLPEVKWGLIPAAGGCRKLPKLIGAARAKELILTASTFDAVAAERMGVINRIVSGEELMPQALEMAQCIRGNVQVAVRGAKRCMDHALDMEHSESFDIDISNGCYAAKERKEGVSQFAGRKPAHS, translated from the coding sequence ATGGCAAACGAAATCGTGCTGAAAAAGCGAAGCGACGGAATCGCGATCGTGACGCTCAATCGCCCTGAGGCCATGAACGCCATCAATCGCGCGATGGTGCGCAAGCTGCGCGATGCGATTCGGGACGTGGAGAGCGACGAGGCTGTCGATGTGATCATCGTCGCTGGCTCGGGCGGCAAGGCTTTTTGTGTCGGCATCGACCTCAAGGAGCGCCAGACCCTGAGCGACGAGGAAGCCGCCGTCTTGCGCCTCGAAGAGATGTTCCCGATGTACAGCGAGTTTGAGGCCAAGCGCAAACCGTCCATCGCCGTGGTCGATGGCCATTGCTTGGCCGGGGGTTTCGAAATCGCACTGGCCTGCGACCTGATATTCGCCACGCCGCGCTCGACCTTCGGTTTGCCTGAGGTGAAATGGGGTTTGATCCCAGCGGCGGGGGGGTGCCGCAAGCTGCCGAAGTTGATCGGCGCTGCGCGAGCTAAGGAACTGATTCTGACCGCATCCACCTTCGACGCGGTCGCGGCGGAGCGAATGGGGGTGATTAACCGTATCGTCTCCGGCGAGGAACTGATGCCGCAGGCGCTGGAAATGGCGCAATGCATCCGGGGCAACGTCCAAGTGGCCGTCCGGGGTGCCAAGCGCTGCATGGATCATGCGCTCGATATGGAGCATTCCGAGTCGTTCGATATCGACATATCCAATGGTTGCTACGCAGCGAAGGAACGCAAGGAAGGCGTCTCCCAATTTGCCGGGCGCAAGCCGGCGCACTCTTGA
- the oah gene encoding 6-oxocyclohex-1-ene-1-carbonyl-CoA hydratase, giving the protein MRSVTDQIARHRAPRQLTDHGVAPDVVVPGVAYEKRPARTPRGDLAQGIYHAWITIDNQAQFNSYSVDMLKGIQWALKTASNARDVVSVVLTGAGSKAFCTGGNATDFARYYARNPQEFRQFMRLFNDTVSAVMVCEKPVICRVNGMRTGGAQELGLACDFTIAQDLALFGLAGPKHGGAMIGGATDFLPVMIGAEAALAVGTLCESLSAHKARRLGMITAVVPALKVDGNFVPNPLVVTDRCVDEFGELVLGEPKTGEALLQGKALLALGEVDLSLLDAKVEELCAKFVTMFPDSLTKSLEALRKPKIEAWNRNKEDNRAWLALNMMTEACAGFRAFAEGSKEAGREIDFVALRQALAKGAPWTPDLIDNLMPHTRN; this is encoded by the coding sequence ATGAGAAGCGTTACTGACCAGATTGCGCGCCACAGGGCACCCAGGCAGTTGACCGATCACGGGGTGGCTCCCGACGTCGTAGTGCCGGGCGTCGCCTATGAAAAACGCCCGGCGAGAACGCCGCGCGGCGACCTGGCCCAGGGTATCTACCACGCCTGGATCACCATCGACAATCAGGCGCAGTTCAACTCCTACAGCGTCGACATGCTCAAGGGCATCCAGTGGGCGTTGAAGACAGCCAGCAACGCTCGGGATGTCGTCAGCGTCGTCCTGACAGGCGCGGGCAGCAAAGCGTTCTGCACCGGCGGCAACGCGACGGATTTTGCCCGCTACTACGCCCGCAACCCGCAGGAATTCCGCCAATTCATGCGCCTGTTCAATGATACGGTGTCGGCGGTCATGGTGTGCGAGAAACCTGTGATTTGCCGGGTGAACGGCATGCGCACCGGCGGCGCTCAGGAACTGGGATTGGCCTGCGACTTCACCATCGCCCAGGACTTGGCCTTGTTCGGACTCGCCGGTCCGAAGCACGGGGGAGCGATGATCGGCGGGGCGACGGACTTCCTGCCGGTGATGATCGGTGCGGAAGCCGCACTCGCGGTAGGCACGCTATGCGAGTCCCTCTCGGCCCACAAGGCGCGCCGCCTCGGCATGATCACTGCCGTGGTGCCGGCCCTCAAGGTGGACGGCAATTTCGTACCCAATCCGTTGGTGGTCACCGACCGTTGCGTCGACGAGTTCGGAGAATTGGTACTGGGCGAGCCGAAGACTGGCGAGGCGCTCCTGCAGGGAAAGGCGCTTCTCGCTCTCGGCGAGGTTGACCTGAGCCTGCTCGATGCCAAGGTCGAAGAACTGTGCGCCAAGTTCGTGACCATGTTCCCGGATAGCCTGACCAAGAGCCTCGAAGCCCTGCGCAAACCCAAGATCGAGGCCTGGAACCGCAACAAGGAAGACAACCGCGCCTGGCTCGCTTTGAACATGATGACCGAAGCCTGCGCCGGTTTTCGCGCTTTTGCCGAAGGTAGCAAGGAAGCAGGGCGCGAAATCGATTTCGTGGCTCTGCGGCAGGCCCTTGCCAAGGGCGCCCCCTGGACGCCTGATCTGATCGACAACTTGATGCCCCACACTAGAAACTGA
- a CDS encoding 2-hydroxyacyl-CoA dehydratase family protein, whose protein sequence is MAKKYFTGWEGKPLKEIFDLCRELVEDPAYPTVKAWRADGGRVIGHFQVYFPEEIAHAAGLLPVRIRGAQTDGNESESHFGSYLCSIIKTSLDIALTRDIELDLFVTHPICDAARNLAPIWGRNFDYKCQILYLPQNPNSKHSKSYLANEYRRLLGDIESVAGRKVTEQELRASINLYNHSRRLMRDLYVIRKNQPWLLGADESMALVGLAGILPRSEFVELLEAVIPMIKDRSASRQDKMRVVLEGGFCETPPFDLLQTITRSCYVVDDDVFIGLRFIVEDVVDSGDALADLADAYIDRSSYSPVQHDQRKPKEHMLLERVRNADAETVILASAKMCEPGLEEQVAYSKALEEAKIPYFISEFEENQNTFDQLAIQLETFVENIMFD, encoded by the coding sequence ATGGCAAAGAAATACTTCACCGGTTGGGAGGGTAAGCCTCTCAAAGAAATCTTCGACCTCTGTCGTGAGTTGGTCGAGGATCCCGCATATCCCACGGTCAAAGCCTGGCGTGCAGACGGCGGCCGTGTCATCGGTCACTTTCAGGTGTATTTCCCGGAAGAGATCGCGCACGCCGCTGGATTATTGCCCGTACGCATCCGCGGTGCGCAGACAGATGGTAATGAATCCGAGTCTCATTTCGGTTCATATCTGTGCTCTATCATCAAGACTTCCCTCGATATTGCGCTTACAAGGGACATTGAGCTGGATCTGTTTGTTACCCACCCGATCTGCGATGCGGCACGCAACCTCGCACCGATTTGGGGGCGAAATTTCGACTACAAATGCCAGATTTTGTACTTGCCGCAGAACCCGAACTCAAAGCATTCGAAGAGCTATCTCGCGAATGAATACAGACGCTTGCTTGGAGATATCGAATCGGTCGCTGGGCGCAAAGTTACTGAACAGGAACTGCGCGCATCGATCAATCTCTATAACCATTCGCGCCGTCTCATGCGCGACCTCTACGTCATTCGCAAGAATCAACCATGGCTCTTGGGTGCGGATGAGTCGATGGCGCTAGTCGGCCTGGCAGGTATCCTGCCGCGGTCTGAATTTGTCGAATTGTTGGAAGCGGTTATTCCGATGATCAAAGATCGGTCGGCGAGTCGGCAGGACAAAATGCGGGTCGTGCTTGAGGGGGGGTTCTGCGAAACCCCGCCGTTCGACCTGCTTCAAACCATCACGCGCTCATGCTATGTCGTGGATGACGACGTCTTTATCGGGCTTCGTTTCATTGTCGAAGACGTGGTCGACTCAGGTGATGCTCTTGCCGATTTGGCTGATGCATATATCGATCGCTCGTCCTATAGCCCGGTACAGCACGATCAGCGCAAGCCGAAGGAGCACATGCTTCTAGAACGCGTGCGCAACGCTGATGCTGAAACGGTGATCCTTGCTTCGGCCAAGATGTGCGAGCCAGGTCTAGAGGAACAGGTCGCCTATTCGAAGGCGTTGGAGGAGGCTAAAATCCCCTATTTCATTTCAGAATTCGAGGAGAATCAGAATACCTTCGACCAGTTGGCGATCCAACTAGAGACCTTCGTTGAAAACATCATGTTCGATTGA
- a CDS encoding cyclohexa-1,5-dienecarbonyl-CoA hydratase, translating to MTDTPLEVRLDRGAKLLRLRLNRPKANIVDAQMIAALSQALDAHAEDRNLSAVLLEHAGPHFSFGASIEEHFPDQMTGMLAVLHGLIKRMLDFPRPILVAVRGQCLGGGMEVALAGSLIFAAEDAIFGQPEIKLGFFAPAASCLLPERIGQGAADDLLFSGRSVSAPEAMRLGLVNCVAEDPVAAAVAYFDEHLAGLSTNALRFAVKAARGAMTRRVMERLDELEKICGQDLINSVDALEGLLAFQEKRPPRWKNR from the coding sequence ATGACCGACACACCGCTTGAAGTCCGGCTCGACCGCGGCGCGAAGCTGCTGCGGCTTCGGCTCAACCGTCCTAAAGCTAATATTGTCGATGCTCAAATGATCGCAGCGCTCAGTCAGGCGCTCGACGCGCATGCCGAGGACCGCAATCTGTCGGCGGTGCTGCTCGAGCATGCTGGGCCGCACTTCAGCTTCGGCGCGAGCATCGAGGAGCATTTCCCCGATCAGATGACAGGAATGCTCGCTGTACTTCACGGCCTAATCAAGCGAATGCTCGATTTCCCGCGCCCGATACTGGTCGCGGTGCGCGGCCAGTGTCTGGGTGGGGGAATGGAGGTCGCCCTTGCGGGCAGTCTGATCTTCGCGGCAGAGGATGCAATATTCGGTCAGCCTGAAATCAAGTTGGGTTTCTTTGCACCTGCCGCCAGTTGTCTTCTCCCCGAGCGCATCGGCCAGGGCGCTGCCGACGATTTGCTGTTCTCCGGGCGCAGCGTTTCAGCGCCAGAGGCGATGCGGCTCGGGCTCGTCAACTGCGTGGCAGAAGACCCAGTGGCTGCCGCGGTCGCCTATTTTGATGAACATCTGGCCGGGCTCAGCACCAACGCACTTCGCTTCGCCGTCAAGGCGGCGCGCGGGGCTATGACACGCCGTGTGATGGAACGCCTCGACGAACTCGAAAAGATATGTGGGCAAGACCTCATCAATAGCGTTGATGCGCTTGAAGGTTTGCTCGCGTTTCAGGAAAAGCGGCCTCCGCGTTGGAAAAATCGCTAA